A region from the Inhella inkyongensis genome encodes:
- the dsbD gene encoding protein-disulfide reductase DsbD — MTVLRSFVILLVGVLLGFAAGGASAEEFLEPGQAFKLAVRGQSSVQVQFEIAPGYYLYREQLKISDAAGQPYLLKLPDGKRKFDETFQKEVETYRDRLSFDLDVGSMQELQITAQGCADKGLCYPPMTVRVLKVESAEASWRIEPQVEGAPVFGAASWQAATSAGLASKPPEQAGQSGVDQGLAGLLGSGRWWAAVLGFGLAGLGLSLTPCVLPMLPILSSIIMGGARPVSRRRGFLLALCYSAGMVLVYTALGVAAGLAGEGLAAYLQAPWVLLSFATIMVLLALSMFGAYELQLPSGLQQRLTQSSQGLEGGRWVSVFVMGALSALIVGPCVAPPLAGALVYISQSRDVWLGGSALFALACGMSVPLLLLGLSAGSLLPKTGPWMERIKHLFGFGLLAVAIWLGQPALPWAFAQALWGAWMVGLAAMAWPHMSGPSAPARWLRQVLALALAFVGVLQWWGAAQGGTDPLRPVATAPGAAPAAAHSRFERIANVEDLEARLAKADRPVILDFYADWCVSCKEMERFTFADPQVAARMSGALLLQADVTRNSEEDRELLKRFKLFGPPAILFFDAKGQELEGLRVVGYQPPARFIPVLSAAGL, encoded by the coding sequence ATGACAGTCCTGCGTTCATTCGTGATTCTTCTTGTTGGAGTGCTGCTTGGCTTTGCTGCTGGTGGGGCATCGGCCGAAGAGTTCTTGGAGCCCGGCCAGGCCTTCAAGTTGGCGGTCCGCGGTCAGAGCAGTGTGCAGGTTCAGTTTGAGATCGCACCCGGCTATTACCTGTACCGCGAACAGTTAAAGATCTCGGACGCGGCAGGCCAGCCCTATTTGCTCAAGCTGCCAGACGGCAAGCGCAAGTTTGATGAGACTTTTCAGAAGGAAGTTGAGACTTACAGAGATCGATTGAGCTTCGATCTGGATGTCGGGTCGATGCAGGAGCTGCAGATCACAGCCCAGGGATGCGCTGACAAGGGCCTGTGCTATCCGCCCATGACGGTGCGAGTCCTCAAGGTGGAGTCCGCGGAGGCGTCATGGCGCATAGAGCCTCAAGTTGAGGGCGCTCCGGTCTTTGGCGCGGCGTCTTGGCAGGCAGCTACTTCGGCTGGGCTCGCTTCCAAGCCTCCTGAGCAGGCTGGGCAGTCCGGTGTGGATCAGGGGCTGGCGGGCCTTCTCGGCTCAGGGCGTTGGTGGGCCGCGGTCTTGGGCTTCGGACTGGCCGGGCTGGGGCTGTCGCTGACGCCCTGTGTGCTGCCGATGCTCCCTATCTTGTCCAGCATCATCATGGGTGGCGCGCGCCCAGTTTCTCGTCGCCGAGGCTTCTTGCTAGCTCTTTGCTACAGCGCCGGCATGGTGTTGGTGTACACGGCCCTCGGAGTGGCCGCTGGCCTGGCGGGCGAAGGGCTCGCTGCCTATCTTCAGGCGCCGTGGGTGTTGCTGAGCTTCGCGACCATCATGGTGCTGTTGGCCCTTTCCATGTTTGGCGCCTATGAGCTGCAGCTGCCGTCTGGCTTGCAACAGCGTCTGACCCAAAGCTCCCAAGGACTGGAGGGCGGGCGTTGGGTGTCGGTGTTCGTCATGGGGGCCTTGTCCGCGCTGATCGTCGGCCCCTGTGTGGCGCCCCCATTGGCAGGTGCTCTTGTTTATATCAGTCAAAGTCGGGATGTTTGGCTCGGGGGCTCGGCCCTGTTCGCCTTGGCTTGCGGGATGAGTGTTCCGTTGCTCCTGCTGGGGCTCTCGGCCGGCAGTCTGTTGCCCAAGACCGGCCCTTGGATGGAGCGAATCAAGCATCTGTTTGGCTTCGGTCTGTTGGCGGTGGCGATCTGGTTGGGGCAGCCGGCCCTGCCCTGGGCCTTCGCGCAGGCCCTATGGGGGGCTTGGATGGTAGGTTTGGCGGCCATGGCTTGGCCGCATATGTCCGGTCCGTCAGCACCCGCACGCTGGTTGCGCCAGGTACTCGCTTTAGCGCTTGCCTTTGTGGGCGTGCTCCAGTGGTGGGGGGCGGCACAGGGCGGCACCGATCCTCTGCGCCCCGTCGCCACTGCGCCGGGTGCCGCGCCCGCTGCCGCACACTCGCGCTTTGAGCGCATCGCCAATGTCGAAGACCTTGAGGCGCGATTGGCCAAGGCGGACCGGCCGGTGATTCTTGATTTCTATGCGGATTGGTGCGTGTCTTGCAAGGAGATGGAGCGCTTCACTTTTGCGGATCCTCAAGTGGCGGCGCGCATGTCAGGGGCATTGCTGCTCCAGGCCGACGTCACCCGCAACTCGGAGGAAGACCGCGAGTTGCTGAAGAGGTTCAAACTTTTTGGACCTCCGGCAATCCTGTTCTTTGACGCCAAAGGCCAAGAGCTCGAAGGACTTCGCGTGGTCGGCTACCAGCCACCAGCCCGCTTCATTCCGGTACTTTCTGCGGCGGGCCTCTAG
- a CDS encoding enoyl-CoA hydratase/isomerase family protein yields the protein MQHALSPALDIDGPVATVTLRRPALANRLELEDLQTLEAHAIALEAHQEVRVVVLQAQGPHFCSGFHIDAVPGVDAPALFEALCSRWESLPAITIAALQGGVWGGATDLALACDFRLGTPKCQMAIPAAQLGLHYYGGGMRRLVSRLGLGPAKRLLLAAQTLDAQAMLRTHFLDELLGDPAALEPRVQALVAEIRGLAPLALRGMKQALNRLAAGQLDLDELAAAQQRCAASADLKEGVAAWQARRSPCFQGI from the coding sequence ATGCAACACGCACTTAGCCCCGCACTGGACATCGACGGCCCCGTGGCCACCGTTACGCTTCGTCGCCCTGCCTTGGCCAACCGGCTCGAATTGGAGGATTTGCAGACGCTGGAAGCCCATGCCATCGCCCTGGAGGCCCACCAGGAGGTGCGAGTTGTGGTGCTGCAAGCACAGGGGCCCCACTTTTGCAGCGGCTTCCACATCGATGCCGTACCCGGCGTGGATGCACCTGCGCTGTTCGAAGCCCTGTGCAGCCGCTGGGAGTCGCTACCAGCCATCACCATTGCTGCGTTGCAGGGGGGCGTCTGGGGCGGCGCCACCGACTTGGCACTGGCCTGCGACTTCAGGCTGGGCACGCCGAAGTGCCAGATGGCCATCCCGGCAGCACAGCTGGGTCTGCACTATTACGGCGGCGGCATGCGCCGCTTGGTCAGCCGATTGGGTCTTGGGCCCGCTAAGCGCTTGCTGCTGGCCGCCCAGACCCTGGACGCGCAAGCGATGTTGCGCACGCACTTTCTCGATGAGTTGCTGGGTGACCCCGCCGCCCTGGAACCTCGTGTGCAGGCTTTGGTAGCCGAAATTCGCGGGCTGGCGCCGCTGGCCCTGCGCGGCATGAAGCAAGCGCTCAATCGACTGGCGGCCGGTCAGCTTGACCTCGATGAATTGGCGGCCGCACAGCAACGGTGCGCCGCGTCTGCCGATTTAAAGGAGGGCGTGGCCGCGTGGCAGGCGCGCCGCAGCCCCTGCTTTCAAGGGATTTAG
- the dprA gene encoding DNA-processing protein DprA, with protein sequence MPDRDELSDWLKLYFGLGRAAARKLLIRTGSAATAAAQLPELPPEQQSRLDHSLRWLDAEPARSLLCLGDADYPEGLLNSPDPPLLLFLQGRREQLERPALAVVGSRHPTPAGLELAEEFSGELARLGWVVVSGLAIGIDGAAHRGALAGAGATWAVLGGGIEPLYPPSHKALGAEIARAGLLISEHAPGTPSLPAQFPVRNRLIAALSQGCLVVEAAPRSGSLITARLAAEAGREVFALPGPVRSLQAQGCHLLIQQGAKLVQSVQDILDELPGPTPAGACQPLKPQTEPAPTVAPSAELDPVLRAMGHEVCSLDRLLGRLNWPLATLQAHLLGLELEGRVERLPGERFQARR encoded by the coding sequence ATGCCAGACCGAGACGAACTCTCGGACTGGCTGAAGCTGTATTTCGGCCTGGGCCGCGCCGCCGCCCGCAAGCTGCTGATCCGCACCGGTTCGGCTGCCACAGCGGCCGCCCAATTGCCGGAGCTGCCGCCCGAGCAGCAGTCACGGCTGGACCACAGCCTGCGCTGGCTCGATGCAGAGCCGGCACGCAGCCTGCTTTGCCTGGGCGATGCCGATTACCCCGAGGGCCTGCTGAACAGCCCGGACCCGCCTCTGCTGCTCTTCCTGCAGGGCCGGCGTGAACAACTGGAACGCCCCGCCCTGGCCGTGGTGGGCAGTCGCCACCCCACACCCGCCGGCCTGGAGCTGGCCGAAGAGTTCAGTGGCGAACTGGCTCGCCTGGGCTGGGTGGTGGTGTCGGGCCTGGCCATCGGCATCGACGGTGCGGCCCACCGGGGCGCCTTGGCCGGCGCCGGCGCCACCTGGGCCGTACTGGGCGGCGGCATCGAGCCGCTCTATCCGCCCAGCCACAAGGCCTTGGGCGCGGAGATCGCCAGGGCAGGCCTACTCATCAGCGAGCACGCGCCCGGCACCCCCTCATTGCCCGCGCAGTTCCCGGTGCGCAATCGGCTTATCGCTGCATTGAGCCAAGGCTGCCTGGTGGTGGAGGCCGCTCCCCGTTCGGGCTCCCTCATCACGGCCCGGCTCGCGGCCGAGGCCGGGCGCGAGGTATTTGCCCTGCCCGGCCCCGTGCGCTCGCTGCAGGCGCAGGGCTGCCATTTGTTGATCCAACAGGGCGCCAAGCTCGTGCAGTCGGTGCAAGACATCTTGGATGAATTGCCGGGGCCCACGCCGGCCGGCGCTTGCCAGCCCCTGAAACCCCAAACCGAACCGGCGCCCACCGTCGCGCCGAGCGCCGAGCTCGACCCTGTTCTGCGCGCCATGGGTCACGAGGTCTGCAGCTTGGACCGGTTGCTCGGCCGGCTGAACTGGCCACTGGCCACCCTGCAGGCCCATCTCTTGGGCTTGGAACTGGAGGGACGGGTGGAGCGCCTGCCCGGCGAACGCTTTCAAGCCCGGCGTTGA
- a CDS encoding ProQ/FINO family protein — MTDEVQAPQAAPSEAPKPISEAQAAGNLLKQLFPALFAGAPKPIKLKIQSDIEARAPGRITKAALTAFLRRHTATTAYLNALTRAKQRFDLDGQPAGELSSEHKAAAVAALADRKARMQQRDAEMAQARQWRADLLRDYERSAFSRANFCALKNVAEAALDALLEQARTERAAQPVRPTRTDDRRAREPGKRPQRAGEPGRQERRPSGRRDPKA; from the coding sequence ATGACTGATGAAGTGCAGGCCCCGCAAGCCGCCCCCAGCGAAGCCCCCAAGCCCATTAGTGAGGCGCAGGCGGCAGGCAACTTGCTCAAGCAGCTCTTCCCCGCGCTTTTTGCCGGGGCGCCCAAGCCCATCAAGCTGAAGATTCAATCGGACATCGAGGCGCGTGCCCCGGGGCGGATCACCAAAGCCGCGCTGACGGCCTTCCTGCGCCGTCATACGGCTACCACGGCCTACCTGAATGCGCTCACACGGGCGAAGCAGCGCTTCGACCTTGACGGCCAGCCGGCCGGCGAACTGAGCTCTGAGCACAAGGCTGCTGCGGTGGCTGCTTTGGCAGACCGCAAGGCCCGCATGCAACAGCGCGACGCGGAGATGGCGCAGGCTCGCCAGTGGCGTGCCGATCTGCTGCGTGACTACGAGCGCAGCGCGTTCTCACGGGCAAACTTTTGCGCGCTGAAGAACGTCGCTGAGGCGGCGCTGGATGCCCTGTTGGAACAAGCCCGAACAGAGCGTGCTGCACAACCCGTGCGGCCGACGCGCACCGACGATCGGCGCGCCCGCGAGCCAGGAAAGCGCCCGCAGCGCGCAGGGGAGCCGGGTCGTCAGGAGCGCCGCCCAAGCGGACGACGCGATCCCAAGGCTTGA
- a CDS encoding DUF1631 family protein yields the protein MSTRPPLPALAQSARRVYLEVLVRGSASVSGALIETLHQRLLKPAEPLKIRAIRDTLADLQQHGATWQLGLISRLRKTLKGEEAARVPAGQALSLVADDTIEREIIAARLALSLSADVQWQFSDLCSRMQTLSGQPEIAADDGLRPAVMARHWVDAWRDAELGHADWQLLQAAIHEEFGLWLGDAYHRCNAWLVEQGVLPEVDLRPFIRRSHSVAPGALIGGSFTESTQRRTEHMGGAVEPALALAAAAVRLAGSLGGGAQGGPVEPGVGLSARAPTERSPASAQASQVMQQLQKVLQRHVPGMGESPAVQAATLAPAGAGAAAGAAAAAGEATPPEPLRVSPRLQAVIERAQNALQRPVARESGSPVALEDLRARSQAFKQVLKQAAASPQERATIEVVAMMFQSILQDERLPATVRVWFARLQMPVLRVAVAEPDFFAADDHPARRLIDRMGACALGFDSAQALGEVLEREIKRVVQVVEAYPDTGRRVFQTVLTEFEAFLANFFEHENPASRKGISLAQQVEQRETLAIQYTIELRKMLADVPVDDSLREFLFQVWADVLAVTAVREGGQSEVTKTMKRAAADLIWSAGAKVAPDERVEVIRRLPILLKTLRDGMGHAGIAAKKQDEHIRRLNNVLAAAFTAKAAPISRDRLDELKDRLQTLESMLPTLNEADLDEGLIRDISGQETEGLEVVSEGGSPPSAAMLAWARELPLGSWFQLQYRNRMETVQLAWTGARHQMLLFVSPQGRAVLFPLQRLAAYLQAHLIRPAQDEALTVRATRDALARLERDPEALLR from the coding sequence ATGAGCACCCGCCCTCCCTTACCTGCGCTGGCCCAATCGGCTCGTCGCGTGTACTTGGAGGTCTTGGTGCGAGGCTCCGCCAGCGTGTCGGGGGCGCTCATCGAGACCTTGCATCAGCGTCTGCTCAAGCCGGCCGAGCCGCTGAAGATCCGCGCCATCCGCGACACCCTGGCCGATCTGCAGCAGCATGGCGCTACTTGGCAGCTGGGTCTGATCTCCCGGCTGCGCAAGACCTTGAAGGGCGAAGAAGCGGCGCGCGTGCCGGCCGGCCAAGCGCTGAGCTTGGTGGCCGATGACACGATCGAGCGCGAGATCATTGCTGCGCGCTTGGCACTTTCTTTGAGTGCCGATGTGCAGTGGCAGTTCTCTGACCTGTGCTCGCGCATGCAGACCCTCTCGGGTCAGCCTGAAATTGCGGCCGACGACGGCTTGCGACCGGCGGTGATGGCGCGTCACTGGGTCGATGCCTGGCGCGATGCCGAGTTGGGGCATGCCGACTGGCAGTTGCTCCAGGCGGCCATTCATGAGGAATTCGGCCTCTGGCTGGGTGATGCCTATCACCGCTGCAATGCGTGGCTGGTGGAGCAGGGTGTGTTGCCCGAAGTGGACCTGCGTCCCTTCATCCGACGTTCGCACAGTGTGGCGCCTGGCGCACTGATCGGGGGCAGTTTTACCGAGTCGACCCAACGGCGTACCGAGCACATGGGCGGCGCTGTGGAACCCGCTTTGGCCCTGGCTGCGGCGGCGGTGCGACTGGCCGGTAGCCTGGGCGGCGGTGCGCAGGGTGGCCCTGTGGAGCCCGGCGTCGGGCTGTCCGCGCGCGCGCCCACAGAGCGCAGCCCCGCCAGTGCCCAGGCTAGCCAGGTGATGCAGCAGTTGCAGAAGGTGTTGCAGCGGCATGTGCCGGGCATGGGCGAGTCCCCAGCGGTGCAGGCAGCAACGCTTGCGCCCGCTGGTGCAGGGGCTGCCGCTGGTGCAGCGGCTGCGGCAGGCGAGGCGACACCGCCCGAGCCGCTGCGTGTGTCGCCCCGCTTGCAAGCTGTCATTGAGCGTGCCCAGAACGCGCTGCAGCGTCCGGTTGCGCGAGAGAGTGGCAGCCCGGTGGCGCTGGAAGATCTACGGGCGCGCAGCCAGGCCTTCAAGCAAGTGTTGAAGCAGGCAGCCGCCTCGCCCCAAGAGCGCGCCACGATCGAAGTCGTGGCCATGATGTTCCAGAGCATTCTTCAGGATGAGCGCCTGCCCGCCACCGTGCGGGTGTGGTTTGCGCGCCTGCAAATGCCGGTGTTGCGCGTCGCGGTGGCCGAACCCGACTTCTTTGCCGCCGACGACCACCCTGCTCGCCGGTTGATTGACCGCATGGGCGCTTGTGCGCTGGGTTTTGATAGTGCGCAAGCCTTGGGCGAAGTGCTGGAGCGCGAGATCAAGCGCGTGGTGCAGGTGGTCGAGGCGTATCCCGATACCGGACGACGCGTGTTTCAGACCGTGCTCACGGAGTTCGAAGCCTTTCTGGCCAACTTCTTTGAGCATGAGAACCCGGCCTCGCGCAAAGGCATCTCACTGGCCCAACAGGTTGAGCAGCGCGAGACCCTGGCCATTCAGTACACGATCGAGCTGCGCAAGATGCTGGCCGATGTGCCGGTGGATGACAGCCTGCGCGAGTTCCTGTTCCAGGTCTGGGCCGATGTGCTGGCCGTGACGGCCGTGCGTGAGGGGGGCCAGTCCGAAGTCACCAAGACCATGAAGCGGGCGGCGGCCGACCTGATTTGGTCGGCAGGTGCCAAAGTGGCCCCGGATGAACGGGTCGAGGTGATTCGCCGTCTGCCCATCCTGCTCAAGACCCTTCGTGATGGCATGGGCCATGCCGGTATTGCTGCCAAGAAGCAGGACGAACACATTCGCCGGCTCAACAACGTGCTGGCGGCCGCTTTTACCGCCAAGGCCGCGCCGATCTCACGGGATCGTCTGGATGAGCTGAAGGACCGCCTACAGACTTTGGAGTCCATGCTGCCGACGCTCAATGAGGCGGATTTGGACGAGGGTCTGATTCGCGACATTTCCGGCCAGGAGACCGAAGGACTGGAAGTCGTGTCGGAAGGCGGGTCACCGCCCAGCGCTGCCATGCTGGCCTGGGCCCGCGAACTGCCGCTCGGGAGTTGGTTCCAGTTGCAGTACCGCAACCGCATGGAGACGGTGCAATTGGCCTGGACCGGGGCTCGGCACCAGATGCTGCTCTTCGTTTCGCCCCAGGGGCGGGCGGTGCTCTTCCCGCTGCAGCGCTTGGCGGCCTATTTGCAGGCTCACTTGATTCGCCCGGCGCAGGATGAAGCGCTGACGGTGCGGGCCACGCGTGACGCGCTGGCGCGCCTGGAGCGTGACCCGGAGGCGCTGCTGCGCTAG
- the secD gene encoding protein translocase subunit SecD: MNRYPLWKYLVLAVALLLGVIYTLPNWFGEAPAVQVSSGRATVKVNSETRDRVSAALSEAKISADFVQWEGSSVRARFADTDVQIKAKDAIAKALNPDPANPDYVVALNLLSRSPQWLTSLRAFPMYLGLDLRGGVHFLMEVDMKSAITKKTDALVGDVRTQLRDKGIRHAGVSKEGQRVLVAFRDAATLEAARQHLQDRQPDMNWTSSGAGTELQLAGALKPAALLAVQEGALKQNINTLHNRINELGVAEPVIQQQGLNRVVVQLPGVQDTAKAKDIIGRTATLEVRLVDDSAEAQAALAGTAPVPFGTERFVERGGQALIVKRQVVLTGENLNDAQAGFDDRQNPAVHLSLDSRGARIFKDVTRENIKKRMAILLFEKGKGEVVTAPVIQSEIGGGRVQISGAMTTTEAADTALLLRAGSLAAPMEIIEERTIGPALGAENIARGFQSVIWGFVAVAAFMCVYYMLFGLISSLALGFNLLLLVAVLSMMQATLSLPGMAAIALVLGMAIDSNVLINERIREELRAGVAPQTAIHIGYERAFATILDSNVTTLIAGVALLVFGSGPVKGFAVVHCLGILTSMFSAVMFSRALVNLWYGSKRKLQSVAIGQVWRGGNTAPQQEAQQEG; the protein is encoded by the coding sequence ATGAATCGCTATCCGCTTTGGAAGTATTTGGTGCTGGCGGTGGCACTGTTGTTGGGCGTCATCTACACCTTGCCGAATTGGTTCGGTGAGGCGCCGGCAGTGCAAGTCTCCAGCGGCCGTGCCACGGTCAAGGTCAACAGCGAGACGCGCGATCGCGTCAGTGCTGCGTTGAGCGAGGCCAAGATCAGTGCCGACTTTGTGCAGTGGGAAGGCAGCTCGGTGCGTGCACGCTTTGCCGACACCGATGTTCAGATCAAGGCCAAGGACGCAATTGCCAAGGCCCTGAATCCCGATCCGGCCAATCCGGACTATGTCGTCGCTCTCAACCTGTTGTCGCGCTCGCCGCAGTGGCTGACCAGCCTGCGCGCCTTCCCGATGTATCTCGGGCTGGATCTGCGCGGGGGTGTCCACTTCCTGATGGAAGTCGACATGAAGTCGGCGATCACCAAGAAGACCGATGCCTTGGTGGGCGATGTGCGCACTCAGTTGCGCGACAAAGGCATCCGCCACGCCGGGGTGAGCAAGGAGGGCCAGCGCGTCCTGGTGGCCTTCCGCGACGCTGCGACGCTGGAAGCCGCTCGTCAACATCTGCAGGACCGCCAGCCAGATATGAACTGGACGTCCAGTGGAGCAGGCACTGAGTTGCAGCTGGCTGGTGCCCTGAAGCCGGCCGCTTTGTTGGCTGTGCAAGAGGGCGCGCTGAAGCAGAACATCAATACCCTGCACAACCGCATCAACGAGCTGGGCGTGGCCGAGCCGGTGATCCAGCAGCAGGGTTTGAATCGCGTGGTGGTGCAACTGCCGGGCGTGCAGGACACCGCCAAGGCCAAGGACATCATTGGCCGCACCGCCACCTTGGAAGTGCGCCTGGTGGACGACAGCGCCGAGGCGCAGGCTGCGCTGGCTGGCACGGCTCCGGTGCCCTTCGGCACCGAGCGTTTTGTGGAGCGCGGTGGCCAGGCCTTGATCGTCAAGCGTCAGGTGGTGCTGACGGGCGAGAACCTCAACGATGCCCAAGCGGGCTTCGATGATCGGCAAAACCCTGCCGTGCACCTGAGCCTGGACTCCCGTGGCGCGCGCATCTTCAAGGATGTGACGCGCGAGAACATCAAGAAGCGCATGGCCATCCTCTTGTTCGAAAAGGGCAAGGGCGAGGTCGTGACCGCGCCGGTGATTCAAAGCGAAATCGGCGGTGGCCGGGTGCAGATTTCCGGTGCCATGACCACCACCGAGGCGGCGGATACGGCTCTGCTGCTGCGCGCCGGCTCGCTGGCCGCGCCGATGGAAATCATCGAAGAGCGCACCATTGGTCCCGCCCTGGGTGCCGAGAACATTGCGCGCGGCTTCCAGTCGGTGATCTGGGGCTTCGTGGCGGTGGCGGCCTTCATGTGCGTGTACTACATGCTGTTCGGCCTGATCTCGTCGCTGGCGCTGGGCTTCAACCTGCTGCTGCTGGTGGCGGTGCTCTCCATGATGCAGGCCACCCTGAGCCTGCCGGGCATGGCCGCCATTGCGCTGGTGCTGGGCATGGCCATCGACTCCAACGTGCTGATCAATGAGCGCATCCGCGAGGAGTTGCGCGCCGGTGTGGCCCCGCAAACGGCCATCCACATTGGTTACGAGCGCGCCTTCGCCACCATCCTGGACTCCAACGTCACCACTCTCATCGCCGGCGTCGCCTTGTTGGTCTTCGGTTCCGGTCCGGTCAAGGGCTTTGCCGTGGTGCATTGCCTGGGCATCCTGACCTCGATGTTCTCGGCCGTGATGTTCTCGCGCGCCCTGGTCAATCTCTGGTACGGCAGCAAGCGCAAGCTGCAGTCGGTGGCCATCGGCCAAGTCTGGCGCGGTGGCAACACCGCCCCGCAGCAAGAAGCGCAGCAGGAGGGCTAA
- the secF gene encoding protein translocase subunit SecF has translation MEFFRIKRDIPFMKHALVFNVVSFLTFAAAVFFLVTKGLNFSIEFTGGTVMEVEYNHTANAQHTRELIEPLGLGEIQVQNFGSSRDLMLRLPVRPGKKQSEVVGEVFGLLCQAEQGKVETKAYVSEKGESISKQVCVNAQGAEPLKLTRSEVVGPSVGAELAADAAKALAFTVVGIMIYLAFRFEWKFSVAGIIANLHDVVIILGFFAYFQWEFSLSVLAAVLAVLGYSVNESVVIFDRVREAFRKYRKLSTHEVIDHAITSTMSRTVITHGSTQLMVLSMLIFGGPTLHYFAVALTIGILFGIYSSVFVAAAIAMWLGVKREDLVKVSAKVEDPDDPNAGAVV, from the coding sequence ATGGAATTCTTCCGAATCAAGCGGGACATCCCGTTCATGAAGCACGCGTTGGTTTTCAACGTCGTGTCCTTTCTGACCTTTGCGGCGGCGGTGTTCTTCCTCGTCACCAAGGGACTGAATTTCTCCATCGAGTTCACCGGTGGCACGGTGATGGAGGTCGAGTACAACCACACGGCGAATGCGCAGCACACCCGGGAGTTGATTGAGCCGCTGGGCCTTGGCGAAATCCAGGTGCAGAACTTCGGCAGCTCGCGCGACCTGATGCTGCGCCTGCCGGTGCGTCCGGGCAAAAAGCAGAGCGAGGTGGTGGGCGAGGTCTTCGGCCTGCTGTGCCAGGCCGAACAAGGCAAGGTCGAGACCAAGGCCTATGTCAGCGAGAAGGGCGAGTCCATCAGCAAGCAGGTCTGCGTCAATGCGCAGGGTGCCGAGCCGCTCAAGCTGACCCGCAGCGAGGTCGTGGGCCCCTCAGTGGGTGCGGAGCTGGCCGCCGACGCGGCCAAGGCCCTGGCCTTCACCGTGGTCGGCATCATGATCTACCTGGCCTTCCGCTTCGAGTGGAAGTTCTCGGTGGCCGGCATCATTGCCAACCTGCACGACGTGGTGATCATCCTGGGCTTCTTCGCCTACTTTCAGTGGGAGTTCTCGCTCTCGGTGCTGGCGGCGGTGCTGGCGGTGCTGGGATATTCGGTGAACGAGTCGGTGGTGATCTTTGACCGTGTGCGCGAAGCCTTCCGCAAGTACCGCAAGCTCAGCACGCACGAGGTCATCGACCATGCCATCACCTCGACCATGAGCCGGACGGTGATCACCCACGGCAGCACGCAGCTGATGGTGCTGTCGATGCTGATCTTTGGTGGTCCGACGTTGCACTATTTCGCGGTGGCCTTGACCATCGGCATCTTGTTCGGCATCTACTCCTCGGTGTTTGTGGCTGCGGCCATCGCGATGTGGCTGGGCGTCAAACGCGAGGACCTGGTCAAGGTCAGCGCCAAGGTCGAGGACCCGGACGATCCGAACGCCGGAGCCGTGGTGTAA
- a CDS encoding DUF494 family protein yields MFDVLVYLYETYWRPDACPDPVQLQRKLTAVGFEREEIREALQWLAGLSVAAESVAAQTQASSLRVYTRDELEHLGQASIDFISFLASAGVLPPALREVVLDRAMAIAGGPVDLEDLKIIVLMVFWSSGEEPDALILDELFVAPEDRLIH; encoded by the coding sequence ATGTTTGATGTGCTCGTCTACCTCTACGAGACCTATTGGCGGCCCGATGCCTGCCCCGATCCGGTCCAACTGCAGCGCAAGCTGACGGCGGTCGGTTTCGAGCGCGAGGAAATTCGCGAGGCCCTGCAATGGCTGGCCGGCCTGAGCGTGGCCGCGGAGTCGGTGGCGGCGCAGACGCAGGCCAGCAGCCTGCGGGTCTACACCCGCGATGAGCTGGAGCACCTGGGGCAGGCCTCGATCGACTTCATCAGCTTTTTGGCCAGTGCGGGCGTGCTGCCCCCGGCCCTGCGCGAAGTGGTGCTTGACCGCGCCATGGCCATCGCCGGCGGCCCGGTCGACCTGGAAGACCTGAAGATCATCGTGTTGATGGTCTTCTGGAGCTCCGGCGAGGAGCCTGACGCGCTGATCCTGGACGAACTCTTCGTCGCTCCAGAGGATCGGCTGATTCACTAG
- the yajC gene encoding preprotein translocase subunit YajC, which translates to MLISNAFAQAAAPAATPESGLMSMLPLLAMFVVLYFIMIRPQMKRQKEHKAMIEALAKGDEVVTGGGLLGRVAKLGESVLHIELAAGVEVQIQRSAVVQVLPKGTLK; encoded by the coding sequence GTGCTGATCTCCAACGCATTTGCCCAGGCCGCCGCGCCGGCCGCTACGCCCGAGTCGGGTCTGATGAGCATGCTGCCCTTGCTGGCCATGTTTGTGGTGCTGTACTTCATCATGATCCGCCCGCAGATGAAGCGGCAGAAGGAGCACAAGGCCATGATCGAGGCCTTGGCCAAAGGCGACGAAGTGGTCACCGGTGGCGGTCTGTTGGGTCGTGTGGCCAAGCTGGGTGAAAGCGTGCTGCATATCGAGCTGGCCGCGGGCGTCGAAGTCCAGATCCAGCGTTCGGCCGTTGTTCAAGTGCTGCCCAAGGGCACCCTGAAGTAA